AAAAGATATGCAATGGAAAAACATAGCTCAACACTGCTCAACCAAATAAAACCAATCTACTATTGAATACGATCCCTAGTACAAATGTAATAGGTTAAACAAGGTAGAAAAGTTGCAAAGCAATTAACAACTATTGCATCTGGAAGCCGTAATCTACGGATATATCCCCTAGATCAACTACTGTCATGCAAAAACTCTTCAGTAAATTAAAGATGGTGTGTACAATTCCAAAAGAGGTCACTTCAATTATAAGATGAAATATAAAACACTTTtgatcaaactaagggaaatcagAAGATCATCAGGTGTCCCTTTAAGAAAGTTCGGAAAAATACCTGATCAACAATCATGTACGTACTCATTTCATTTGTCTCCTTCAGTTGCTTAAGTAAATCAACAGCGGCACTGGCAAATGTATCAAATAAATAGTAAGTGAATTTATTTTTGGGAGATAATGAGTGGGAAGTTAACTAAATAGCAGTAGAAATTCAGTTGCctaaataggagcatcaattagCATACTCGGAGTGATTGTGCTGAACACAGTATTGAAGCACTCTGCCGCACCCATCAAACCACATGCCTGGCTCGCTCACCTCCTCCAGAAGTTGATACAGTCTATCTAGCTGGTCTTCTGCTTGAGTATGCTCCTGCAGAAGCAAATACGATACTATAAGCAATGAAAATTAAGAACAAATGAGAATGGAAGCATGCAGGCACCACTCATCTTAAGTTTTGGGAGGGAAGGTTTCACAGATTTACTTACAATCAGGGCTATTGCGGCCTTTGGTTCAAGGTAGCCTCCGGATTGCTTGATTTCGTCAAACAATTCAAGTCCATCTGATAGCTTCCCATTCGATGCAAGCGCTCCTACAAGTGCGCTTCTTACTTCACTGAGACACTTAGGTGGTATTTCCTTATCCAGGGCAACCTAATGAAACAAGAATGGTTGTAAACACATCGAAcaaaatgttttccttagttgctTACATTAGAATTTAGCAGTAATAACCAACAACATATCTAAGTAAGAAGAGTTGCAGTGTATCATGTGCGAGAAGAATTGGAACGTGAAGGACTGAAGGTGCAGAAAAATGGGTGGAAATTCTAATCAGCGATCATGATTTACCTGTTTGGCCATGTCAAAATTCCCAAGTCTTGAATATGCATTAATTAGTGCCATATATGCATGCTTGGTCATTTGAACTCCATCTCGCCTTAGTTCATCGAGGTACTGTCAACAATTCAATAGCCAGCAGTTATGTCAGCGGGAACCATGAATACCAATGGATTTGTAACATCAAAACTTGAAAGAACATTATAGGTCATAGAGCAGGATCCGAACGCTGTGTAATGAGAAATTTATCGATGTGGTATATATGTAGGTGATGTCACCAGGAACGAATGGGTAATCAAAGGCGGTGGTAATTGACAGTACGCGCATGGAGCAGTAGAACTTCCATTTTAACCAGTATACAGGAACAGTGCCAACAGCAAATGATCAGGTACATGAcaaacctttgatattttctcttcacAATCACAGTTTGAGATCAAATAACTGAATGTTTCAGAGTCTGGTTTTACTCCAGCAATCCGCATTTGCGACATGACCATTTGTGCTCTATTGTGATTTTTCTGCAGAACAATATACCAAGTTACAAGTTATGGGGAAAATGTTGTGAAGGCATAAACATGTTGAAATGGAGAGTGCACATTATACACTACAGAATGTCATGTTACGTTAGTAGACTTTGCAACTTTATGCATCTTTGTGTACTGAACACCAATGTGTACGAAATGATGTACTTGAGTGGTGGTTTTGCTATACAGTCTCATATGTGTTATGTATTCTATTTGTACTAGCTAAGCAGGTCGAAGAAGTATGATGACGATAATCGACAGTGGGTCACTGTCAGTGTAAGGCATGTGAGATAAACAAAATGAAGGAATGGCAAACAGGAATTTTTACCTCTCTAAAATATCCAGACATAAAAACATCATTGAGGTAAACAAAATGAAGGACTGGCAAACAGGAATTCACCTCTCTAAAATATCCTGCCATAATAACATTATACAGGCTTACGGTGGATGTCTCTCCAGATTCTTCTGCATCTGTGAGTATAGTGTAAGCACCTTCAAACTGGAAGGAGAAAATATCAATGAACAACAGTGTCATACTATCACTGATGTCTAAGAATAGCAGGTGACCCCCATCCTGACTTACATCTTTCATTTTTACACATAAACTTATCATGCTCCTGAAAGTTTCGGGTTTCAATTTCAACTTGTAGAGACTCATCAGATTATATAAGGGACGAGCCTGCAAAATAAGCACCGATGTCACTTGAGAATAACTAAATAATGGTTAAAATAGATAATGCTACCAGTCGGGCAGACACTCAGTCAGACTACCAACAGTTGTTCATCCATGGTTGAACAATGTTCCTAATAATCAATTTATGCTCAACATCTTGAACGAATGTGGCAGAACAGTTGATTAAGAGCACTAGCTAGTCATCCTACAACAATGGTAAGGGAGGCAACCGTACGTTAATAGGTGCACTGTGTTTAtactagaaaattgttggtgtatATGCTTGTTATTACAGGTATATGCAGTCATGTACAACAGAGCAGTGCACTTAAAAATGGTAAATTTCATATAACCTATAAGACATACCCTAATAATTAATTTAAACACAAGGAATACACTCCAGCATGCCACACCTACACATTTAACGACTTACCATGTGGAGCTCGTAGCCTTGCTCACAGGCATGTATTATTGGATTAAGCAATTCAATCGGCACACTGGGATTGGATTTACAAAGGCACTCAGCCACATCAAGAGCTAAGCTGGTCTGCAAACAAAACATGCAAACAACTCAGTTACAAAGATTGCCTTGACAAATCCAGAATAACAAAATCTAATTGCTCAGCACTAAGACTAAAATGTTTCCATAAGCATAGCATAATGCGATATCAAGTGGCACAAGTAGTAAAGTGTCAATGTTGCTTAGTGCATGCATCAATTATACAACACTTCATGCTACTTAAGAAAATGTTTTCTGAAGTCGACGGAAGCACCAAACATTGCCTAAGGAGACAGTGGCACAAACTTAAATAGATCAACATGCTTATATCTACCCTAAATATAAACGTTGAAATAGACACCGACTCTTTCTATCTAATAAAAATGGGTATTTATATCTAAGTCGGCCAAGATATTCTTATGCCTAAGTCGATGGTGCTAGTGGTGTGATAAAATATTTTCCCTCATCTAGCGTGAATCTTAATGTAAAGTGATCCGATGCCTCATTACAGTCTACTTAGACATAAGAAAAAACACAAACGACTTTTAACAAGACCAAGTAAAAACTGTTATTTCTAGTACCACAGATTTGCTGATACATCACCGAGCCGGTCAGACGGCCGCATGATGCTAGCCTAATTTGGTTTGGTATCCAAATCAAGCATATACGGAGCAATTGAGATTGTTGATTGATGAGATTGGCTAGGAAATCACCACACGCAGTACGGGTCGGATTGCTCTCTGGCCATACAGATCGACTTGCTTCGGATTTACAGATGTAGTTTGAATCTCAGCCGTCATAATTTATATCATCAATATAATTAACAGGGTGGATTATTTAGGCTATGTGGACAAGCATGGTGGCTGGTTTGCCTCTCTTTTAACAATATAACAGATTTATAATAGAGCAGCGAGTGATTTGGCCAATACCTTCGATGAGCTGCAGCAAAAAGAGATGATCCTGTCATATGCATCCGCAGAAGGTGTTATCTTAAACTTCTCTCGCCATTTATTAAACGCTGATATAACATCTTCAGCCTTCATGAAAATAAATTACCAACAGATGTTATATCAATGATGCTTAGCTGCAATGGCTTTGTTAACATGATAAGTAGCTGCATTTGCTCAGGTAGTAATGTTTTCCTACTTATATTAAGAAAATGGGGCAGCAAAAGGAATTTTGCAATAAGTCCTAATGCGGTAACTGATAACCAATCATTTCCCAAAAAATGATAACCAGTCATGACCGACATGGTATAtagataaaaggtaaataaacaTGTGATTGCTTCCATGATATCAAACACCATGTTAATAACGAGGATCGTTAAATAAATATGGTTCTGATAGGGATGCCAGTTGCCCAGTTGAAAATTGATTCTTCTTTCCTACTAAAAATAAGTTTAGTTGACTGGTCTTTTGAATTACACATAAATATATATActgctaagagtaattacacccgATGCTCTGCACTTCTGCAGGCACATAACGTGCATCGTGGAAATACAGCCCACTCCACTACATATAACTAAAAAGGAATTTCTATTTTGCCACTCCGAAGAATAGCATTTGGGTTTTTCGCTACTCATGTTATTTTGGGCAGTGAATCCCTAATAAAAAAGGTAGCACCAATACCATATGTGCTTTCTTGAGTTACAAAGTTATGATTTTATAGTAAATTAGTGATTATTGTAATGTCGTAAGTTGCATAAGTATTATGTACATATATTGCAGGGGGGGTGTTTTATTTAGTAATTGTTGCAATGTCATAAGTTGCAGAAGTATTGTGTAAATATATTTAGCACAAGATTGAAGAACACTAGACAAACAGTCCATTGTATATAAGAAGCTATATGTATTACCAGCAGTTACCATAAAACTCACCTCTAAACTCGGAATATTTGCAGCATAGTCAAAAATTAAGGATGAAACTTTTACATCGGAGTATTCTGaaacagaaaataaacaaaaTTAGCAGATAAGAGGTGAACGTAGTGCAGAAACAGAAACTAGAAATTGCACTGTATCCTTCAACTATCAAGAAAATATTACGATGCAAAGATTTTTCAATAAAATTAGTTGAATGTTCATCTTATAGCCATCAAAATACTTTGATTAGATTTTGGCAAAATGTGCAtacagtttatcaccttttgatgTCATCTTCTGAAGAAGTTTCTCAGCATGGGTCTCCAGTTCGAGCCTACCCATATACTTGAATATACTGGATACGTACTTCGACCCTAAAACTTTTGTTGGGTCAAGTAATTTCAAGAACGTGACAAAATCCATCTTTCTGTTGCTTTCAGCAAAGGCCAGCATATAGCATTCTGTAAAACAATGCATTGATTAAGGTACTATAGGGGGTATGGTATGTAAGTTTACAAACTGTGCAAGATGAAACAACTCTGTCTCATTATGATGAATACCCAAATAGAAGGTTTTGACTGTGATTTTGGGCCATTACCTGCTATGCAATaatcagcttcctcactgcagtcTTCAACAGAGCGACAAAGTTCTCGAATGCTTTCTTCATCTTGAGCTCGAATCAAAAGCAACATCTCGTAATAAGGTATCCTGGAGCAGGACCGTGGATTCGCATCCCTAAAAAATGCGCTGAACATCTCAAATTCCTCCAACATCTCCACATCCATCAGGTACAAGAGAAATGGCCCGTAACTGTCTTCCTCGATCTGAAACCCCCTATCTTTCATCATCTCGAAAAGCCGATATGCCCGAAAAATATGTTCCACTGCTGAGTCAATTTCCCCGCAGGCCCTTGCCTTTTCCAAGCAAACCCTAGCCAATGCATTGAACTCCTTGGGACCGGTATCCCTCCCCAGCCTCCCGAAGAACTCGAGCGCAGACTCCATGCCAAGCTTGTCGGCGCACATCCGCATCAGCCTCGTGAAGCGGCGGCTTTCCGTGTTCTTGAAGATGTAgcgcttcttcttctccctcgccACCTCCTTCCGCAAGTGCATCATCGCGTTACTCGGTTGCGACCCTGCAAACCACTCCATGTCCAGTATCTTGTTGCCGATGGCGTCGACATTGTCTTCGGACTCCTCCGGCAGCGCCTCCGTGACCCCCGACTCTTCCGCTTCATCAGGACCTGAACATTAATAATCAGATAAATCTCAGTTGCAGATACAGTTCCACAGCTAGTGAAAGAGCTGCATTTGGGTTTTCGGTGTGGTGACAGTTGAAGCAGAGACTGCATAAGAATACCGTTCAATACGGACAGGATCTCCTTGGTGAAATCACGGgagttgtcctcctcctcctccccatctgaGCAAGAGAAGGGAGACGAGTGAGTGGGGAGCAAATGGCGAGCGAGGATGGGGTCAGGGGTGTGGAGTCGGTTACCGTTGGCGACGGCGtgggggagggaggagggaaaTATGGTCTTCTTGGAAGCGGCGGCCTGCTTGAGTCGGAGGAGGGAGGCGGGGGAGACCGCGGTGGCCGGGGAAACGGCGGCGCCGCGGCTGGTGGAGGGGCGCTTCCGGGTTGCGAGCTCGGGCGCGGCGGCGGCCACCTTCTTGGTCGTCTCCAGGAGGCGCTTCCACATCGGTGGCGCGTGGCCGAGGGCGGCGGGCGGAGCAGCCGCCGCCAGTAGGTCGCGGCGCGGCGGAGGCGCGCCGGCGCGACGAGCGTGTTCGTGCGAACCAGGCGGCTTTTCCGCGGGTCGGTGTTGCGGTTGGGCTGGGCCCAAACCCACCTTAAACACACCACGGAATAATAGGGCCCGAGTCCTCTCAAGTCTCAAGAGAAAAAAGAATGAGCTCCTCGAAAAGAAAGTGGAAAACAGAGTCTGTGTacggttttctttttcttcaaaAAGGATCTGGATTTATCAGAAAACTTTACCAGAAATACAAAGCATCCCAGATAAAAAATTCATCAAGGTACATAGACCGTCGAACGACCACTACCGTAACCAGAACGAGTCGACGGCGTGTTGTTATTGTGGCTCCTTTATTGGAGTTGGCTTGACCTCGTCGATGACACCTCAGAAGCCCCCGTGCACCTGTCCCTAAGAACGAGGGCCCCCGAGCCGTGGTCATAACCGTTAAACCCTTGAGTAAATATAAAGCATCTGACATCAAATCTTGCCATCGCACATTCACGACAAGAAACCCTAACCTTGTTGCCTTAAGGAGATGCAAGAATCTAGTtcgtccgtcccataatataaaagTGTTTATACACTACATTAGTATtagaaatgctcttatattatgagACGGTGGGAGTACCTCGGAGCTCAGTTGACTATGTCTTACAAACGAAATTGAGGGTCAAAGTCTCAAAGGCAAACACGAAGAAGAAGTGTCGTCATCCGTGACGGAGCTAAATTTGGCATCTTGGATAGGGGGTCCGAAACTAATGATCATCAGACGATGGTAACAATGACACGAGGTTTGACCCAGGTTCAGGCTTTCCAAAAAGATAAAATCCTATGTCATGCTTATGTTTTATTGATTTTGGTTCGAGTACATAGTACAATCGATCTGCCCTGAGATTGTCGTGTGTCGTCTACGTGCCTTACCCCTCATCATATATAGAAAACTGAGGTTCTAGAGtaacat
This genomic stretch from Hordeum vulgare subsp. vulgare chromosome 6H, MorexV3_pseudomolecules_assembly, whole genome shotgun sequence harbors:
- the LOC123401633 gene encoding pentatricopeptide repeat-containing protein At4g04790, mitochondrial-like isoform X2; this encodes MWKRLLETTKKVAAAAPELATRKRPSTSRGAAVSPATAVSPASLLRLKQAAASKKTIFPSSLPHAVANDGEEEEDNSRDFTKEILSVLNGPDEAEESGVTEALPEESEDNVDAIGNKILDMEWFAGSQPSNAMMHLRKEVAREKKKRYIFKNTESRRFTRLMRMCADKLGMESALEFFGRLGRDTGPKEFNALARVCLEKARACGEIDSAVEHIFRAYRLFEMMKDRGFQIEEDSYGPFLLYLMDVEMLEEFEMFSAFFRDANPRSCSRIPYYEMLLLIRAQDEESIRELCRSVEDCSEEADYCIAECYMLAFAESNRKMDFVTFLKLLDPTKVLGSKYVSSIFKYMGRLELETHAEKLLQKMTSKEYSDVKVSSLIFDYAANIPSLEAEDVISAFNKWREKFKITPSADAYDRIISFCCSSSKTSLALDVAECLCKSNPSVPIELLNPIIHACEQGYELHMARPLYNLMSLYKLKLKPETFRSMISLCVKMKDFEGAYTILTDAEESGETSTVSLYNVIMAGYFREKNHNRAQMVMSQMRIAGVKPDSETFSYLISNCDCEEKISKYLDELRRDGVQMTKHAYMALINAYSRLGNFDMAKQVALDKEIPPKCLSEVRSALVGALASNGKLSDGLELFDEIKQSGGYLEPKAAIALIEHTQAEDQLDRLYQLLEEVSEPGMWFDGCGRVLQYCVQHNHSDAAVDLLKQLKETNEMSTYMIVDQAFCQIWEMEPVNLDIGMVLLRAVKELGLHVSRTSLDFLLSACVKAKDSQRAQQIWEEYESSGLPHNVLSSLRMYQALLSSGQRLAAKKVYKTIPKDDLHVRCILDSCKNTYNSKRGKRSAAIKPSSGKQEV
- the LOC123401633 gene encoding pentatricopeptide repeat-containing protein At4g04790, mitochondrial-like isoform X1 codes for the protein MWKRLLETTKKVAAAAPELATRKRPSTSRGAAVSPATAVSPASLLRLKQAAASKKTIFPSSLPHAVANDGEEEEDNSRDFTKEILSVLNGPDEAEESGVTEALPEESEDNVDAIGNKILDMEWFAGSQPSNAMMHLRKEVAREKKKRYIFKNTESRRFTRLMRMCADKLGMESALEFFGRLGRDTGPKEFNALARVCLEKARACGEIDSAVEHIFRAYRLFEMMKDRGFQIEEDSYGPFLLYLMDVEMLEEFEMFSAFFRDANPRSCSRIPYYEMLLLIRAQDEESIRELCRSVEDCSEEADYCIAECYMLAFAESNRKMDFVTFLKLLDPTKVLGSKYVSSIFKYMGRLELETHAEKLLQKMTSKEYSDVKVSSLIFDYAANIPSLEAEDVISAFNKWREKFKITPSADAYDRIISFCCSSSKTSLALDVAECLCKSNPSVPIELLNPIIHACEQGYELHMARPLYNLMSLYKLKLKPETFRSMISLCVKMKDFEGAYTILTDAEESGETSTVSLYNVIMAGYFREVNSCLPVLHFVYLNDVFMSGYFREKNHNRAQMVMSQMRIAGVKPDSETFSYLISNCDCEEKISKYLDELRRDGVQMTKHAYMALINAYSRLGNFDMAKQVALDKEIPPKCLSEVRSALVGALASNGKLSDGLELFDEIKQSGGYLEPKAAIALIEHTQAEDQLDRLYQLLEEVSEPGMWFDGCGRVLQYCVQHNHSDAAVDLLKQLKETNEMSTYMIVDQAFCQIWEMEPVNLDIGMVLLRAVKELGLHVSRTSLDFLLSACVKAKDSQRAQQIWEEYESSGLPHNVLSSLRMYQALLSSGQRLAAKKVYKTIPKDDLHVRCILDSCKNTYNSKRGKRSAAIKPSSGKQEV